AGAAAACGATAAGAGCAATGATCATCGATGCGATGAGCACGACTATGGCACTTGACTGGAGTTCTTTCCATGTAGGCCAAGAGACCTTATGCATCAACTCGCTGTACGACTCTTCGAAATATGTCTTGATTCCTGCCATCTCTCTGTTCTGCTACTTTCTAAGCACGGGCGGTAAGGCTCGAACTTACGACCTTCGGTTTTGGAGACCGGTGCTCTACCAACTGAGCTACGCCCGTAAATCCTCAACAGCCTGTGCTATAATTCAGACCTTTTAAGGACTATATTCTAACGCAAGCAAAGGCGGACTCGAAAGTCCACCTTCTCTTGCAATGATTTTATCGACCTCTTAGC
The nucleotide sequence above comes from Flavobacteriales bacterium. Encoded proteins:
- the secE gene encoding preprotein translocase subunit SecE → MAGIKTYFEESYSELMHKVSWPTWKELQSSAIVVLIASMIIALIVFLMDYVFGVNTGTDRLWDGLLGLYYKFIG